Genomic DNA from Amycolatopsis alba DSM 44262:
TTCACCAAGCGCAGGCGTTCGCTGACCGAGCTGTTCCGCGACGCCGTCGCCGAAAAGCCTGCCGCACAGGGAGTTTCCGCATGAACACCGTCTCCTCATGGCGCGCGGTCTGGCTCATCGCCAAACGCGAACTGAACACCCGGCTGCGCACGCGGTCCTTCGTGATCGGCACCGCTGTCCTGCTGGTCATCCTGATGGGTTACGTCCTGCTGCAGTCCACGCTGGCCGACAACCAGGACAAGAGCAAGATCGGGCTCACCGGGCAGACCGCCGGGATCGCGCAGCAGCTCCAGAAGGCGGGCGAGGTGATCGGCGAGAAGATCGAGACCGTCGCCGTCGCCGATCCGGCCCAGGGCCGGACGCAGGTCGAAAACGGTGACCTCGACGCGCTGTTGTCCGGCAACGCCACCGAGCTGAAGGTGCTCGTCAAGTCCGAATTGGACACCAAACTGCGGACCGTGCTGAACGGCGTGTCCCAGCAGGAAGTGCTGAACGGCATCCTCTCCGAGGCCCAGAAGTCTCCGGACGAGGTGATGCGCACCGTCGGACAGACCCAGGTCGAGGTCGCCTCGATCAAGCCGCCGGATCCGGAGAAGTCCCAGCGGATGGTAATCGGGCTGATCGTGGCCGTGCTGCTGTACATGAGCATCGTGACCTACGGGACGCTGGTCGCCCAGGGCGTGGTCGAGGAGAAGTCCAGCCGGGTCGTCGAGATCCTGCTGTCCACCGTCCGGCCGTGGCATCTGTTGCTGGGCAAGGTGATCGGGCTCGGCCTGGTCGGGCTGACCCAGCTGGTGATCATCGGCGGCGCCGGATTCCTCGTCGCCTCGGCGACGAACGTGCTGACGCTGTCCGGGGTCGCGACGGGCGCGCTGCTGTGGGGTGTGGTCTGGTACCTGCTCGGGTTCCTGCTGTACGCCACCGTCTACGGCGCGATGGGCTCGCTGGTCTCCCGGCAGGAGGACACGCAGTCGGTCATCGGGCCGGTCAACATCGTGCTGATCCTCGGTTTCGTCGTCGGGTTCAACCTGCTGGCGCAGTCACCGGAGGGCACGGGGACCAAGGTGCTTTCCTTGGTGCCGCTGCTTTCCCCGGTGCTGATGCCCGCGCGGATCGCGGCCGGGACCGTCGAGGTGTGGGAGGTCGCGCTGTCGCTGGGCCTGACCGTGGGCGCCATCGCCCTGTTCACCTGGCTGGGCGCGCGGATCTACCAGAACAGCGTCCTGCGGGTCGGCAGCCGGATCAAGCTGTCCGAGGCCCTGAAGGGCTGACTTTCCGTGAAGGCCTCCTTCCCTACCTTCAGGGTAGGCAAGGAGGCCTTCACGGACCTTTGATGGCGCCGTAGCGCTCCAGGGCGACTTGGCGTTCGTGGGCGTGGTCGACCATGGGGGCGGGGTAGTCCTTGACCCCCTGCGGTTTGTGCGCGGCTTTCCCTTGCACGGAACGGAGTTCGGGGACGTAGCGGCGGACGTACTCGCCCGAGGGGTCGAACTTCTCCCCTTGCGTGGTCGGGTTGAAGATCCGGAAGTACGGCGCGGCGTCGGTACCGCTGCCCGCGACCCACTGCCAGTTCAGCTGGTTCGACGCGAGATCACCGTCGACCAGATGGTTCATGAAGTACCGCGCGCCGAGCCACCACGGCAGGTGCAGGTCCTTCACCAGGAAACTCGCCACGATCATCCGGACGCGGTTGTGCATCCAGCCCTCGGCGAGCAGCTGCCGCATCCCGGCGTCGACGATCGGGAAGCCGGTGCGTCCTTCGCACCACCGCTTGAAGGCCTCGTCGTCACTCTCGTGTTCCATGGCGTCGAAGCGGGAATCGTAGTTCTTGCGCGCGGTTTCGGGGCGATGCCACAGGACGTCGGCGTGGAACTCGCGCCAGGCGAACTCACCGCGCAGCGACTTCGCGCCGGATCCCTCGTTCCCGGCGAGGTCGGCCAGCAGCGTGCGCGGGTGGACGCAGCCCCAGCGCAGATACGGCGAAAGCCTTGTCGTACCGGGACGATCCGGGCGGTCGCGGTCCTCGTCGTAGGTCTCGAGATCGCCGTCCAGGAACTCGTGCCAGCGATCCAGCGCCGCCTTCTCGCCGGGCTCCGGCAGCTCCATCCCCTTGAGCGAAGGGGATTTCGGGAGCTTGACTGACCGCGGCGGCTCCACCCAGTCCACTATGGACGCACCGGTGTCCGCCGGGCGCGGCCATCCGTGGCGCACCCACGCCCGGTAGAACGGGGTGAACACGCGATAGGGGTCGCCGTCCGGTTTGGTGATCCGGCCGGGGGTGATCGCGTACGAGGAACCGGTCTCGGTCCAGGCGATGTCGTGTTCCGCCAACGCCTTCTTGACCTCTTGGTCGCGGCGGCGGCCGTACGGGCCGGTGTCCGAGCTGACGTGCACCGCCGCGGCGCCGATCGCGCGGGCGGCCTTGACGACCTCCTCGGCCGGGTCACCCTTGACGAGCATCAGCCGTCCGCCGAGCTGCTCGTCCAGCGCCTTCAGGCAGCCGTGCAGGAACGCGACGCGCGGGGCGCCGGAGGGTTTGAGGAGCGCGTCGTCGAGGACGTACAGCGCGAGGACGTGCTTGCTGTGCTTCGAGGCTTCCAGCAGGGCGGCGTGGTCGCCGAGGCGGAGGTCGCGGCGGAACCACAGCACTACGGGGGCTTCTTTGGTCACAGGCCAGAGCGTAGTCACTGTCCCGCTGACCGCTACTCGGGCGGGCTTGTTCGCCGAATCGACCACGGTGGGGCTTGTCCGGCACTTAATGTCGGCAGGACAGCTCTATCAGGTCAACGAGGGGAAAGTGAATGCGCGTACGTTCGAAAGTCATGTCCGTTCTGCTGGCCGTCGTCTCGGCGGCGGGCCTGACCATCGCGGTGTCCGGGACGGCCGCCGCGGCCGACGACTGCCAGATAGAGACGAGCCGGAATTTCCTGTACGGAAACGGGAACGGGAAACAGGCGCGGATCTCCCTGATCAGATGCTCGTGGGACAACGAGCCCAGATTGACCTACCAGGGTGCCGTCAACGGCGCCAACGTCGGGGACGGCGCCACCTACGGGGACTCCATCAAGCTGGCGTACAAGCCCTACTACGACAAGGGCTTCGTGCCGGGTTCGTTCAGGTTCACCAACAGCCAGGGCTATCGGGTGACGGACATGTACTACGGCAATCGGGGCGAGTTGCAGGCTTGCGCGGACATCCACCTGGAAGTGGGCGGCTGGGAAATGGTCTGCACCTGGTGACCCTGTCTTCACTCACCCGGATGTGACAAACGGTCCGTTCCTCGCAGCTTCGGCGAGGAACGGACCGTTCGTAGCGCTTGCGAAAGGCGGGTCAGCGCTCCGAGATCGGCGTGTAGTCCCGCTCGGCGGAGCCGGTGTAGATCTGCCGCGGGCGGCCGATCTTGGTGGCCGGGTCCTGGATCATCTCGCGCCAGTGCGCGATCCAGCCCGGCAGGCGGCCGAGCGCGAACAGCACGGTGAAGTACTTCGTCGGGAAGCCGAGCGCCCGGTAGATCAGGCCGGTGTAGAAGTCGACGTTCGGGTACAGCTTCCGCTCGATGAAGTAGTCGTCCGAGAGCGCGGTCTCTTCCAGCTTCTTCGCGATGTCGAGCAGCTGGTCGCCGCCCTTGAGCTTGGAGAGGATCTCGTCCGCGGTGTTCTTGATGATCTTCGCGCGCGGGTCGTAGTTCTTGTAGACCCGGTGCCCGAAGCCCATCAGGCGGACACCCTTTTCCTTGTTCTTCACGCGCTGGACGAAGTTCGCGACGTCGCCGCCCTCGGCCTGGATGCCCTCGAGCATGTCCAGGACCGCGCTGTTGGCGCCACCGTGCAGCGGGCCGAACAGGGCGTTGATGCCCGCCGAGATCGAGGCGAACAGGTTCGCCTCGGAGGAGCCGACGAGGCGCACGGTCGAGGTGGAGCAGTTCTGCTCGTGGTCGGCGTGCAGGATGAACAGCAGGTCGAGCGCCTTGGCGACGTCCGGGTCGACCTCGTAGGGCTCGGCCGGGAAGCCGAAGGTCATCCGCAGGAAGTTCTCGACGAGGCCGAGGGAGTTGTCCGGGTACAGCAGCGGCTGGCCGACGGACTTCTTGTACGCGTACGCGGCCAGGGTCGGGACCTTGGCCAGCAGGCGGATGGTGGACAGCTCCACGTTCGCTTCGTCGAACGGGTTGAGCGAGTCCTGGTAGAAGGTCGACAGCGCCGATACCGCGCTGGAGAGCACCGGCATCGGGTGCGCGTCGCGCGGGAAGCCGCTGAAGAAGGCCTTGAGGTCTTCGTGCAGCAGGGTGTGGCGCTGGATCTTCTCGGTGAAGTCGGAAAGCTGCGCCTGGGTGGGCAGCTCGCCGTAGATCAGCAGGTACGAGACCTCGATGAAGGTCGACTTCCCGGCCAGCTGCTCGATCGGGTACCCGCGGTAGCGCAGGATGCCGGCGTCACCGTCGATGTAGGTGATGGCCGAAGACGCGGCACCGGTGTTCACGAAACCGGGGTCGTGGGTGATGTACCCGGTGGTCGCCAGCAGCTTCCCCAGCTCGATCCCAGGCGCACCCTCGACCGGGTGGATCACCTTGAACTCGTGCTCGCCATTGGGCAGGCGCAGCGTCGCGGTCTCGCCGGACTGCCCCGCAGCCGTCGTCGCGTCGGACATGTAAGTCCCTCTCACGTTCAGCACGGGCCGGCGGCGCCTGTAGGTTCCACAGGTACGCCCTCTTTCACGCGCGTGACCCATGGCCTCGCTGCACACCGCCCCGCTGGGGTATGAATTCCCCTCCACGCTAGTCGAGAATGGGGTCAACGCGCAGCGGGTGAGTTGCTCACAACAGCCCCTTTGGGACCAGGTTCACACGGCGGATGCCATATCCCCGGCCGTCGGCGGTTCCGCGCCGCTCCGCGAGACCGTGATCGACGCCGCTTTCGCCGCGAATTCGAGCGCCGTGCGCCAGCCACCGGCGTCGAGAGTGGACACGTCGCGCACCCCGTTCGAGTACAGCCAAGCCAGCAGGGCGCCTTGCACGGTGTCGCCGGCGCCGATCGTGTCGACGACGGCGACTCGGCGTGACGGGACCTGCGCGATTTCCCCCGCCCGTGTGATGACGGACAACCCCTGCGCGCCGCGGGTGAGCACCACGGCGTCGACCCCGGAAGAGGTCCAGACCTTTGCGGCTTCGATCGGATCGGCGCCTTCGGCGAGCCATTCCGTGTCGTCGTCGGAGATCTTGAGCAGGCGGACATGCGGCAGCCAGGACTCGAACCGTGCCCGGTACGCCGCCGGATCGGTGATCAGCGCCGCGCGGATGTTCGGGTCGAGGACGGTCAGGACGCCGCGGGCCGACTCGCGGCGCAACACGGTTTCGTACGTGCTCGCACCCGGCTCCAGGACCATGCCGAGGGTGCCGAGCGAGAGCGCCGTCACATTCTCCGGCAGCGGACCGGGGTCGCCGACGAGCCTGTCCGCGGTGCCTTCGGTGTAGAAGGTGTACTGCGCGGAACCCTTCTCGTCGAGCGCGACCACGGCGAGTGTCGTCGGCTCGTTTCCGCGCTGCAGCAAGGTGGTGTCGACACCGGAGGCGTGCAGCCGGTCCACCAGCGCGACACCGAAACGGTCGTTCGAGACACGCGACAGGAAGCCCGTCGGGACGCCGAGCCGCCCGGCGGCGAGCGCGACGTTGTAGGGGCCACCACCCATCCGGGGCAGCAATGCGCGCAACCCACCGTCCACAGTGGAATCCAACGGTTCACCAGGAACGAGGTCGACCAGCGCCTCTCCACCCACGACGATCACGGGCGCGATGCTAGCCGAGGTGACGGCGAAACCACCATGATTGTCAGTTCAGGACATTTTTTGTCGCTATCCCGCCAAGGAGCAGTTCCGACAAAGCGGTGAACGCTTCGGCGTCGGTCACCCCGGCTCGCTGACCGACCACGCCGGTCTGGATTCCCTCGATGATCAGCCCCGCCATTTCCGCGATCAGCCGCGCGTGCACCTCGCGGAAAACACCGTCGGTGACGCCGCGATCGATGAACGACCGGATCCGCTGGGCCGCGGCGCGGCTGTTGAGCTGATACGCGTCCCGCGCCGGCGCGAATTCGGCGATGTCGGTCATGAAAGCGGCCGAGGCGCGATTCAGGTATTCGGAGATCCCGGCGAGGTACTCCCCGAGGATCTTGCGGGCGTCGTCGATGCCGCCGATCCGCTCTTCCAGCAGCTCGGCCGCACCCTTGAAAAAGTGGGCGACGACCTTGACCGCGAGCTGCTCCTTGCTGGGGGCGAGCGCGTAGAGGGTCGACTTCGAGCAGTGGAGCCTGGCGGCGAGGTCGTCCAGCGTGAACCGGGAGAACCCCTCGGCGAGGAAGAGCGCTTCGAGTTCCGAGAGCAGTGCTCGCTGACGCGCGGTCGGCTGGCGGCGCGGGGTCCTGCTCTCGGTCATCGGATCACTATCCCTTACGCGGACGGTGTACCCCCAGCGCCATCTACTGTACGCTGAATCAGCCCACAGTACTGTTTTGAGTACAGTTCAGCTCGGAGGAATCATGCCGGCGGACCGTCTGCTGCCCAGCACCGAGGCCAAGGATCTGATCGATCTGGCCAAGGAGATCGCGCGCGAGGAACTCGCCCCGATCGCGAGCAAGTACGAAGAGACCGCGCATTTCCCGCGCGAGCAGTTCCGGCTGCTCGGCCAGGCCGGGCTGCTCGGGCTGCCGTACGCGGAGCGCTGGGGCGGCGGCGACCTGCCGTACGAGGTCTACCTGCAGGTTCTCGAGGAGATCGCGACCGCGTGGATGTCGGTCGGCGTCGGGCTCTCCGTGCACACGATGTCCTGCTTCGCGCTGGCGCATCACGGCACCGACGAGCAGCGCGACCGCTGGCTGCCCTCGATGCTGGAAGGCGACCTGCTGGGCGCGTACGCGCTCTCGGAGACCCACGCCGGTTCCGACGCGGCGGCCCTTTCGACCCGCGCACGGCTCGACGGCGACCAGTACGTCGTGAACGGCACGAAGGCGTGGATCACCCACGCGGGTGAGGCCGACTTCTACACGACCATGGTGCGCACCAGCGACGACGGCGGACAGGGCATCAGCTGCCTGCTCGTCGACGCGGCGACGCCGGGCCTCTCGGCCGCGCCGCCCGAGCGGAAGATGGGGCTCACCGGTTCGACCACCGCGCAGCTGATGTTCGAGGACGCCGCCGTCGACGCCGACCGGCGGATCGGCGAAGAGGGCCAGGGCCTGAAGATCGCGCTGTCGTCGCTCAGCTCCGGACGGCTGGGCATCGCCGCCTGCGCCGTCGGCCTCGCGCAGGCCGCGCTGGACGAGGCCCTTGAATACGCGAAGGGCCGCACGCAGTTCGGGCGGCCGATCATCGAGTTCCAGGGCCTGGAGTTCCTGCTGGCCGACATGGCCGCGACCGTCGAGACGTCGCGCGCGATGTACCTCGACGCCGCCCGCCGCCGCGACCTCGGGCTGCCGTTCCAGCGGCAGGCGTCGATCGCGAAGCTCGTCGCGACCGACGGCGCGATGAAGGTGACCACCGACGCGGTGCAGGTCCTCGGCGGCGCCGGCTACACCAAGGACTTCCCGGTGGAGCGGTACATGCGGGAGGCGAAGGTGCCGCAGATCTTCGAGGGCACGAACCAGATCCAGCGCATGGTGATCGCGCGAGAACTCCGTAAGTGCTGACTCTCCGCGCCGATATGATCACCAAGTGGCCACTCGGCAGCCATGAGACACTGTGGAAGACGTGAGGAGACGCTGTGACAGCCCTTCCCCATTCCACGACGGGGTCGCACGGTGAGTCAGGGTGGGCCATCCCGGAGCACCTGCTGTCCGTCGCGGAGTACACGGCGCTCGGTGAGCCCGATTCGGGATTCACCGAGCTCGTGGAAGGCCGCCTCGTCATGTCACCGAGCCCCAAGAGGCGACACAACAAGGCGCTGTACGCCTTGGCGAGACAGCTGGAATCGCAGCTGCCCGATCACCTCGAGTTCGTCCAGGACATCGACGTCGACCTAGGGCTGGTTCCACCTGGTGAGCCAGGCTTCGCCAGGCGTCCGGATCTGATCATCGCCCTCCGTGAAGCGGGCGAACGGATCGACGAACAGGACTCGATGTACCACGCGGACGACTTGGTCGTCGTGGTGGAAATCGTGTCGCAGGGCTCGAAACGCACCGACTACGTGACCAAACACGGCGAGTACGCCGACGGGGGGATTCCGCACTACTGGATCGTCGACCTCAGCGAGCCGGTCTCACTGGTCGCCTGCCACCAGGCGGGCGAGCTGGGATACCAGGACGCGCCCGCCGCGACCGGTGTCTTCCAAGCCACCGAGCCGTTCCCGGTGAAACTGGACCTCGATCGGCTGCTTCCCTGAGCGCATGACGCGAAAGCCACTTTCGCAACGTTGAAGGTTGCGAAAGTGGCTTTCACGTCATGCGAGTCCGGTCGCCAGCCGACCTCAGTGCCCCTGCGGGCCGAACTGCTGCGGCGGACCACCCGGCGACGGCTGTTGCGGCTGTGGCGGACCACCCGGCTGCTGCGGCCATCCGGCCTGAGGCGGATACGACTGCCGCGACGGCGCGGGCTGCCACTGAGGCCCAGGCTGCCCCGGCGGATACTGCGGAACAGCCTGGGCGACGTGCGGCTGCTGATATCCCTGCTGCTGGAATGCCTGCTGCTGCGGGAATCCCGGCCCCGCGTTCCGCCCGGCGGCGACAAGGTCACGCGCCTTGCGCCGTTTCCCGCGGATGAGCATCGTCGTGCCCAAACCGGTCAGCGCGACCCCGGCCCCGGCCATCCAGAGACCGTGATTCCGGAACGTCTCGGCCCGCGATTCGGCGGCGGCCTTCATCTCGGCGTAGGTGTCTTCGCCGGTGCTGCGGCCGTTCTTCGTGGTCTCGCAGACGTCGCCGGGCGACATGATCTTGCCACCGCATTTGATGAGATTCGGGTCCTCGCGCGAGAACAACAAGGTGACGACCAAGAACCCGATACCCACGACCAAGACGAAGACCCAGCGCTTCATGTGTTACACACCCTCCCCATATGTAACACATGAGAGCACAGGTCACACACCTTTGACAAGAGCGAACTCAGCCCTCGCGGTAACGCCTTTCTTCCACCACGCCGACCCCGGACTCCTCGTCGAAGCGGTAGACCTCGCGGCCGCGCACGAACACCCGCATCGCCCGGTTCATCACGTCCAGCG
This window encodes:
- a CDS encoding carbohydrate kinase family protein → MIVVGGEALVDLVPGEPLDSTVDGGLRALLPRMGGGPYNVALAAGRLGVPTGFLSRVSNDRFGVALVDRLHASGVDTTLLQRGNEPTTLAVVALDEKGSAQYTFYTEGTADRLVGDPGPLPENVTALSLGTLGMVLEPGASTYETVLRRESARGVLTVLDPNIRAALITDPAAYRARFESWLPHVRLLKISDDDTEWLAEGADPIEAAKVWTSSGVDAVVLTRGAQGLSVITRAGEIAQVPSRRVAVVDTIGAGDTVQGALLAWLYSNGVRDVSTLDAGGWRTALEFAAKAASITVSRSGAEPPTAGDMASAV
- a CDS encoding TetR/AcrR family transcriptional regulator — its product is MTESRTPRRQPTARQRALLSELEALFLAEGFSRFTLDDLAARLHCSKSTLYALAPSKEQLAVKVVAHFFKGAAELLEERIGGIDDARKILGEYLAGISEYLNRASAAFMTDIAEFAPARDAYQLNSRAAAQRIRSFIDRGVTDGVFREVHARLIAEMAGLIIEGIQTGVVGQRAGVTDAEAFTALSELLLGGIATKNVLN
- a CDS encoding acyl-CoA dehydrogenase family protein; this translates as MPADRLLPSTEAKDLIDLAKEIAREELAPIASKYEETAHFPREQFRLLGQAGLLGLPYAERWGGGDLPYEVYLQVLEEIATAWMSVGVGLSVHTMSCFALAHHGTDEQRDRWLPSMLEGDLLGAYALSETHAGSDAAALSTRARLDGDQYVVNGTKAWITHAGEADFYTTMVRTSDDGGQGISCLLVDAATPGLSAAPPERKMGLTGSTTAQLMFEDAAVDADRRIGEEGQGLKIALSSLSSGRLGIAACAVGLAQAALDEALEYAKGRTQFGRPIIEFQGLEFLLADMAATVETSRAMYLDAARRRDLGLPFQRQASIAKLVATDGAMKVTTDAVQVLGGAGYTKDFPVERYMREAKVPQIFEGTNQIQRMVIARELRKC
- a CDS encoding citrate synthase, producing the protein MSDATTAAGQSGETATLRLPNGEHEFKVIHPVEGAPGIELGKLLATTGYITHDPGFVNTGAASSAITYIDGDAGILRYRGYPIEQLAGKSTFIEVSYLLIYGELPTQAQLSDFTEKIQRHTLLHEDLKAFFSGFPRDAHPMPVLSSAVSALSTFYQDSLNPFDEANVELSTIRLLAKVPTLAAYAYKKSVGQPLLYPDNSLGLVENFLRMTFGFPAEPYEVDPDVAKALDLLFILHADHEQNCSTSTVRLVGSSEANLFASISAGINALFGPLHGGANSAVLDMLEGIQAEGGDVANFVQRVKNKEKGVRLMGFGHRVYKNYDPRAKIIKNTADEILSKLKGGDQLLDIAKKLEETALSDDYFIERKLYPNVDFYTGLIYRALGFPTKYFTVLFALGRLPGWIAHWREMIQDPATKIGRPRQIYTGSAERDYTPISER
- a CDS encoding cryptochrome/photolyase family protein, whose protein sequence is MTKEAPVVLWFRRDLRLGDHAALLEASKHSKHVLALYVLDDALLKPSGAPRVAFLHGCLKALDEQLGGRLMLVKGDPAEEVVKAARAIGAAAVHVSSDTGPYGRRRDQEVKKALAEHDIAWTETGSSYAITPGRITKPDGDPYRVFTPFYRAWVRHGWPRPADTGASIVDWVEPPRSVKLPKSPSLKGMELPEPGEKAALDRWHEFLDGDLETYDEDRDRPDRPGTTRLSPYLRWGCVHPRTLLADLAGNEGSGAKSLRGEFAWREFHADVLWHRPETARKNYDSRFDAMEHESDDEAFKRWCEGRTGFPIVDAGMRQLLAEGWMHNRVRMIVASFLVKDLHLPWWLGARYFMNHLVDGDLASNQLNWQWVAGSGTDAAPYFRIFNPTTQGEKFDPSGEYVRRYVPELRSVQGKAAHKPQGVKDYPAPMVDHAHERQVALERYGAIKGP
- a CDS encoding Uma2 family endonuclease; the protein is MTALPHSTTGSHGESGWAIPEHLLSVAEYTALGEPDSGFTELVEGRLVMSPSPKRRHNKALYALARQLESQLPDHLEFVQDIDVDLGLVPPGEPGFARRPDLIIALREAGERIDEQDSMYHADDLVVVVEIVSQGSKRTDYVTKHGEYADGGIPHYWIVDLSEPVSLVACHQAGELGYQDAPAATGVFQATEPFPVKLDLDRLLP
- a CDS encoding ABC transporter permease, with product MNTVSSWRAVWLIAKRELNTRLRTRSFVIGTAVLLVILMGYVLLQSTLADNQDKSKIGLTGQTAGIAQQLQKAGEVIGEKIETVAVADPAQGRTQVENGDLDALLSGNATELKVLVKSELDTKLRTVLNGVSQQEVLNGILSEAQKSPDEVMRTVGQTQVEVASIKPPDPEKSQRMVIGLIVAVLLYMSIVTYGTLVAQGVVEEKSSRVVEILLSTVRPWHLLLGKVIGLGLVGLTQLVIIGGAGFLVASATNVLTLSGVATGALLWGVVWYLLGFLLYATVYGAMGSLVSRQEDTQSVIGPVNIVLILGFVVGFNLLAQSPEGTGTKVLSLVPLLSPVLMPARIAAGTVEVWEVALSLGLTVGAIALFTWLGARIYQNSVLRVGSRIKLSEALKG